In one window of Nakamurella sp. PAMC28650 DNA:
- a CDS encoding LLM class flavin-dependent oxidoreductase has product MTTGRLGVMFDRARPPEELPGFARDLEAAGVDELWVVEDLGWSGAISAAAAALSVTDTMTVGIGIVPAPLRNAAVLAMELATLERMHPSRLLAGIGHGVGAWMTQVGAGVASPLTLLEESFVAVRGLLAGERVEIDARYVHLAGVQLVHPPRTVPPLLAGVMKPKSLQLAGRVADGTILAEGTGPEQVTAALQQISATSAHQIVVMTHLCISDDPQAVETALAPVRHEFGTLQGRAESEVYVAAGTGEAAAQRIRSLWEAGATSVVLRPVGRSPMAMVREALAALSG; this is encoded by the coding sequence ATGACCACCGGACGCCTCGGCGTGATGTTCGACCGCGCACGACCGCCAGAGGAACTGCCGGGCTTCGCCCGTGACCTGGAGGCGGCCGGGGTCGACGAGCTCTGGGTGGTCGAGGACCTCGGATGGAGCGGGGCGATCTCGGCCGCCGCCGCTGCCCTCTCGGTCACCGACACGATGACCGTCGGCATCGGCATCGTGCCGGCGCCGTTGCGCAACGCGGCGGTCCTGGCGATGGAATTGGCGACGCTCGAGCGGATGCACCCGTCCCGGCTGCTCGCCGGGATCGGTCACGGGGTCGGCGCCTGGATGACACAGGTCGGAGCCGGCGTCGCATCACCGCTGACGTTGCTCGAGGAATCGTTCGTCGCCGTCCGCGGGCTGCTGGCCGGCGAACGGGTCGAGATCGACGCCCGCTACGTACATCTCGCCGGTGTCCAACTGGTGCATCCGCCGCGGACCGTTCCGCCCCTGCTGGCCGGAGTGATGAAGCCCAAGTCGCTGCAGCTTGCCGGACGGGTGGCGGACGGCACGATCCTGGCCGAAGGAACCGGGCCCGAGCAGGTCACGGCTGCGCTGCAGCAGATCTCGGCGACCAGCGCACATCAGATCGTGGTGATGACCCACCTGTGCATCAGCGACGATCCGCAGGCGGTCGAGACGGCCCTCGCGCCGGTCCGTCATGAGTTCGGAACCCTCCAGGGCCGGGCCGAGTCAGAGGTCTACGTTGCTGCGGGAACGGGAGAGGCTGCAGCGCAACGGATCAGGTCGCTCTGGGAAGCCGGTGCGACGTCGGTCGTGCTCCGACCGGTGGGCCGGAGCCCGATGGCCATGGTCCGGGAAGCGCTGGCCGCCCTGTCGGGCTGA
- the thiM gene encoding hydroxyethylthiazole kinase produces the protein MKDSSTTTTTTTTTTPPATDDGPVTSESVTVGAVIDAVRAGSPLVHCVTNTVVANFTANALLAAGAAPAMVDAPEESGVLASVAGALLINLGTVTSAQADGMRAAIRGANAAGVPWVLDPVAIGALPMRTGLAREFAALGPAVIRGNASEIGALAGGAGGRGVDSTADVADVALVAAEIAREFGTVVAISGAVDLITDGTRTARVSSGTAMLTRVTGVGCSLGALIAACAAVTSDVLMAAAAATSWVCVAGEEATAASKGAGSFAVGFIDALDLLSANEIAVRSGVSIS, from the coding sequence ATGAAGGACAGTTCGACGACGACGACGACGACGACGACGACGACGCCGCCCGCAACGGACGACGGGCCGGTGACCAGCGAATCGGTGACGGTCGGCGCGGTGATCGACGCGGTGCGTGCCGGTTCGCCGCTGGTGCACTGCGTCACCAACACGGTGGTCGCCAATTTCACCGCGAACGCGCTGCTGGCCGCCGGCGCAGCCCCCGCGATGGTCGATGCGCCCGAGGAATCCGGCGTGCTGGCGTCGGTGGCCGGCGCCCTGTTGATCAATCTCGGCACGGTGACCAGCGCCCAGGCCGACGGGATGCGCGCCGCGATCCGCGGCGCCAATGCGGCGGGCGTGCCCTGGGTGCTCGATCCGGTCGCGATCGGCGCGCTCCCGATGCGCACCGGGCTGGCCCGCGAGTTCGCGGCGTTGGGTCCGGCCGTGATTCGGGGGAACGCCTCCGAGATCGGTGCGCTCGCCGGGGGTGCGGGCGGGCGGGGTGTCGACTCCACGGCGGACGTAGCCGATGTGGCACTGGTCGCGGCCGAGATCGCGCGCGAGTTCGGCACCGTGGTGGCGATCAGCGGCGCCGTCGACCTGATCACCGACGGGACCCGTACTGCGAGGGTGTCCTCCGGCACCGCGATGTTGACCCGGGTCACCGGCGTCGGCTGTTCGCTCGGCGCGCTGATCGCCGCCTGCGCGGCTGTCACTTCCGACGTCCTGATGGCGGCGGCTGCGGCCACCTCCTGGGTCTGCGTGGCCGGCGAGGAGGCGACTGCCGCCAGCAAGGGTGCCGGGTCTTTCGCGGTAGGCTTCATCGACGCGCTGGACCTGTTGTCCGCCAACGAGATCGCGGTCCGCAGTGGAGTGAGCATTTCTTGA
- the thiE gene encoding thiamine phosphate synthase, with protein MTHFDFSVYLVTDTRLCGGPAGVLDTVRRAVAGGVTAVQVRDPLASTRELVELSRAVLGVLRGSGVPLIVNDRADVALAVGADGLHVGQRDLDPVSARRLIGPTMHLGLSVSTPGDLTAASDLPVGTLDLLGVGPIRDTPSKVDASPAMGFDGLARICRDSPLPCVGIGGLQLEDVTALKSAGAVGMAVISAICGRPDPEAATRELVSAWASTSEPA; from the coding sequence TTGACCCATTTCGATTTCTCCGTCTACCTCGTCACCGACACCCGTCTGTGTGGGGGGCCGGCCGGAGTGCTGGACACCGTGCGGCGAGCCGTCGCCGGCGGTGTGACGGCGGTCCAGGTGAGGGACCCGCTCGCGTCAACCCGTGAACTGGTCGAACTGTCGAGAGCCGTGCTGGGCGTGCTCCGGGGTAGCGGCGTTCCGCTCATCGTCAACGACCGGGCGGATGTCGCACTGGCGGTCGGCGCCGATGGTCTGCACGTCGGTCAGCGCGATCTGGATCCGGTGTCGGCCCGCCGGCTGATCGGCCCGACGATGCACCTGGGACTCTCGGTCTCGACTCCCGGCGACCTCACGGCCGCGTCCGACCTGCCGGTCGGGACGCTCGACCTGCTGGGTGTCGGACCGATCCGCGACACCCCATCGAAGGTCGACGCCTCGCCGGCGATGGGTTTCGACGGCCTGGCGCGGATCTGCCGGGACAGCCCGTTGCCGTGCGTGGGCATCGGGGGTTTGCAGCTGGAAGACGTGACGGCCCTGAAGAGTGCGGGAGCTGTTGGCATGGCCGTCATCTCGGCCATCTGTGGACGTCCCGACCCAGAGGCCGCGACCCGTGAACTGGTGTCGGCGTGGGCATCGACATCGGAGCCCGCGTGA
- the thiD gene encoding bifunctional hydroxymethylpyrimidine kinase/phosphomethylpyrimidine kinase: MVGVGRTRPEGHPPVVLSIAGSDPGGGAGIQADLKTFSALGGYGCAVITALTAQSTRGVTGVFAVPAAFVTEQIDTLFADVAIDAVKVGMIADADIARAVAQAIRTHRPPFVVLDPVMVATSGDRLLAPDAEEVMRQELMPLADLITPNLDEAAALLGRSRAVSAGQARTQALALLALGARRVLVKGGHLTGVEATDFLADLDGVVHELSAPRVDTANTHGTGCTLSSAIAVLRPLSGDWLTAVRGAKAYLTAALQAADQLVIGGTGSTPGEYRGHGPVHHFSTLWPPFGVDQLLRHGRK, encoded by the coding sequence ATGGTGGGTGTCGGCAGGACGCGACCGGAGGGGCATCCGCCCGTCGTCCTGAGCATCGCCGGTTCCGACCCCGGTGGAGGGGCCGGGATCCAGGCGGACCTGAAGACGTTCAGTGCGCTCGGCGGCTACGGCTGCGCGGTCATCACCGCGTTGACGGCGCAGAGCACCCGCGGGGTGACGGGAGTGTTCGCCGTTCCGGCTGCCTTCGTCACCGAACAAATCGACACCCTGTTCGCCGACGTCGCGATCGACGCCGTCAAGGTCGGCATGATCGCCGATGCCGACATCGCACGGGCGGTGGCCCAGGCGATCCGGACGCACCGGCCGCCGTTCGTGGTGCTCGACCCGGTGATGGTGGCCACTTCCGGAGACCGTCTGCTGGCGCCGGACGCCGAGGAGGTCATGCGTCAGGAGCTGATGCCGTTGGCGGACCTGATCACCCCCAACCTGGACGAGGCGGCGGCTCTGCTGGGGCGGTCCAGGGCCGTCTCCGCCGGGCAGGCCCGCACGCAGGCACTGGCCCTGCTGGCCCTGGGCGCTCGTCGGGTGCTGGTCAAGGGCGGGCATCTCACCGGCGTCGAGGCGACCGACTTCCTGGCCGATCTGGACGGGGTGGTACACGAACTATCGGCGCCCAGGGTCGACACGGCCAACACGCACGGCACCGGCTGCACCCTGTCCTCGGCGATCGCCGTGTTGCGTCCCCTGTCCGGCGACTGGCTGACCGCCGTCCGGGGGGCGAAGGCGTACCTGACCGCCGCTCTCCAGGCCGCCGACCAGTTGGTCATCGGCGGGACCGGATCCACTCCCGGTGAGTACCGCGGTCATGGCCCGGTGCATCACTTCTCCACGCTGTGGCCCCCGTTCGGCGTGGATCAACTTCTCAGGCATGGGCGAAAGTGA
- a CDS encoding alpha-hydroxy-acid oxidizing protein, with amino-acid sequence MVTPDRGPLSGRMRQGSIYAQGVLGRTPAVPTSWPRLEALARRRLSRKAYAYVAGGAGLQDTVAADRAAFDRWRLTPRVLRDVSSRDIGVELFGRRIPAPILLAPVGALGLVHPEADVAVARAAVAQGLPYIFSNQASRSMEECSAVMGDAPRWFQLYWSTSDDLVASLVRRAEGAGCEAIVVTLDTTMLGWRPWDLDLGHLPFASGEGIAQYTSDPVFAGLVANRAGSTSPRPSLAEIPAALAALLRISRRHPGALLDNLRSPVPRASVQTFLDVYSRPSLTWENLSFLREISSLPVVLKGVLHPDDARRAVEEGVDGVIVSTHGGRQVDGAQGSLDALPGVVAAIEGRIPVLMDSGVRGGADIVKAIALGATAVCIGRPYAYGLGLAGTQGVSEVLSNLAAELDLTMGLCGYTALDQLGPDVLARRVDG; translated from the coding sequence ATGGTGACGCCTGATCGTGGACCCCTCTCGGGCCGCATGCGGCAGGGTTCGATCTACGCCCAGGGGGTGCTGGGTCGTACTCCAGCAGTGCCGACCAGCTGGCCCCGGCTCGAGGCGCTGGCCCGTAGACGACTGTCCCGCAAGGCCTACGCCTACGTGGCCGGTGGTGCTGGGCTGCAGGACACGGTCGCGGCGGACCGGGCGGCCTTCGATCGATGGCGGTTGACGCCTAGGGTGCTTCGTGATGTCTCGTCACGGGACATCGGGGTGGAGTTGTTCGGCCGGCGGATTCCGGCCCCGATCCTGCTCGCACCGGTCGGTGCCCTGGGCCTCGTCCATCCGGAGGCTGATGTCGCGGTGGCCAGAGCGGCTGTTGCACAGGGACTCCCGTACATCTTCTCCAACCAGGCCTCCCGTTCGATGGAGGAATGTTCCGCGGTGATGGGCGATGCCCCGCGCTGGTTCCAGCTGTACTGGAGCACCTCGGACGACCTGGTCGCCAGCCTGGTCCGCCGCGCCGAGGGCGCCGGCTGCGAGGCCATCGTCGTCACCCTGGACACCACGATGCTCGGCTGGCGCCCGTGGGACCTGGACCTCGGCCATCTGCCGTTCGCATCCGGTGAGGGAATCGCCCAGTACACCAGCGACCCGGTGTTCGCCGGGCTGGTGGCTAATCGTGCCGGTTCCACCTCCCCCAGGCCCTCTCTCGCCGAGATACCGGCCGCACTCGCTGCACTGCTGCGGATCTCACGGCGGCACCCCGGCGCACTCCTGGACAACCTGCGGTCACCCGTCCCGCGCGCCTCGGTGCAGACGTTCCTGGACGTCTACTCCCGCCCGTCGCTGACCTGGGAAAATCTGTCCTTCCTCCGCGAGATCAGCTCGTTGCCGGTGGTTCTCAAGGGTGTGCTGCACCCAGATGACGCGCGCCGTGCCGTCGAGGAGGGCGTCGACGGGGTCATCGTCTCCACCCACGGCGGCCGACAGGTCGACGGTGCACAGGGATCGCTCGACGCGCTACCCGGCGTCGTGGCGGCGATCGAGGGCCGGATCCCGGTGCTGATGGACAGCGGCGTCCGGGGCGGCGCCGACATCGTCAAGGCCATCGCCCTGGGAGCCACGGCGGTCTGCATCGGCCGTCCGTACGCCTATGGGCTCGGGCTCGCCGGCACGCAGGGTGTGTCGGAGGTGCTGTCGAACCTGGCCGCCGAACTCGACCTGACGATGGGTCTCTGCGGGTACACCGCCCTTGACCAGCTGGGGCCGGACGTGCTGGCCCGCAGGGTCGACGGGTAG
- the atzF gene encoding allophanate hydrolase, producing MSSTLDFLGSAIAMDIPAVQRVRAAYQRIATADRPEVWITLRTPESVLADAETIDLRVARGELLPLAGILVAVKDNIDVAGIPTTAACPEFAFTPERTATAVQRLIDAGAIVLGKTNMDQFATGLVGVRSPYGAVRCAWDPERVSGGSSSGSSVAVALGIADIGIGTDTAGSGRVPAAFHGLIGLKATLGLVPNTGVVPACADYDCVTVLAQELPLARRAMTVMTGPDAADPRSRTWPSDVPLAAPSRPRIAVPREADLEPLEPTYRAAFACAVADLEEIGCVVDRVDISGMLQAALLLYDGAIVAERYAAVGRFMATRPPGADPTVSSIILSAGEVAGPAVIDDLDTLRRAKSAAGRTLAGYDGLLLPTTTEHPRIAAVQADPISINRRLGTYTNFCNLLDMAAVAFPSAPAQGAPFGVMMVVPAFHDQVALDLAARLLGVPSGDPLPDNGIELTVFGAHLRDQPLNGQLEALGARFVAPVRTSDAYRLVALDTTPPKPGLVRVDPGRGAPISGEKWLLSPAGLGALLARLPAPMSLTSVELADGTWVVGFGCSQEAALRSSDITGFGGWAAYLETAVAASG from the coding sequence ATGAGCAGCACCCTCGACTTCCTGGGGTCCGCCATCGCCATGGATATACCTGCGGTGCAACGGGTCCGAGCGGCCTACCAGCGGATCGCCACGGCCGATCGCCCGGAGGTATGGATCACCCTGCGGACGCCGGAGTCCGTGCTGGCGGACGCGGAGACGATCGACCTCCGAGTCGCCCGCGGCGAACTCCTTCCGCTGGCAGGCATCCTCGTCGCGGTCAAGGACAACATCGACGTCGCCGGAATTCCGACCACCGCGGCCTGCCCGGAGTTCGCCTTCACCCCCGAGAGGACGGCGACGGCGGTCCAGCGTCTGATCGACGCCGGCGCCATCGTGTTGGGCAAGACGAACATGGACCAGTTCGCCACCGGTCTGGTCGGCGTCCGTTCACCATACGGGGCGGTGCGGTGTGCGTGGGATCCCGAAAGGGTCTCGGGTGGATCGAGTTCCGGTTCCTCGGTGGCCGTCGCGCTGGGTATCGCCGACATCGGCATCGGCACCGACACCGCCGGTTCTGGCCGGGTGCCGGCGGCGTTCCACGGGCTGATCGGCCTGAAGGCGACCCTCGGACTGGTACCGAACACCGGCGTGGTCCCGGCCTGCGCCGACTACGACTGCGTGACGGTCCTCGCGCAGGAACTGCCGCTGGCCCGTCGGGCGATGACGGTCATGACCGGGCCGGATGCCGCCGACCCGCGGAGCCGCACCTGGCCCTCGGACGTACCGTTGGCCGCGCCCTCGCGACCGCGGATCGCCGTCCCACGCGAGGCCGACCTGGAGCCCCTCGAGCCGACCTATCGCGCCGCTTTCGCCTGCGCCGTCGCCGATCTCGAAGAGATTGGTTGCGTGGTGGACCGGGTGGACATCTCCGGCATGCTGCAGGCGGCCCTCCTGCTGTACGACGGGGCCATCGTCGCCGAGCGCTATGCGGCCGTCGGCCGGTTCATGGCGACCCGGCCGCCCGGCGCCGACCCGACGGTCTCGTCGATCATCCTGAGTGCCGGCGAGGTGGCCGGCCCCGCGGTCATCGACGACCTGGACACGTTGCGCAGGGCCAAGTCGGCCGCCGGCCGCACCCTGGCCGGCTATGACGGATTGCTGCTGCCGACCACGACCGAGCACCCGAGGATCGCAGCGGTGCAGGCCGACCCGATCTCGATCAACCGAAGACTGGGTACCTACACCAACTTCTGCAACCTGCTGGACATGGCGGCGGTCGCCTTCCCGTCCGCCCCGGCCCAGGGAGCGCCGTTCGGCGTGATGATGGTGGTCCCGGCCTTCCACGACCAGGTCGCGCTGGATCTCGCCGCGCGGCTCCTCGGCGTGCCGTCGGGGGATCCACTGCCCGACAACGGGATCGAGCTGACGGTCTTCGGAGCGCACCTGCGCGATCAGCCGTTGAACGGACAACTGGAGGCGTTGGGCGCCCGATTCGTGGCGCCGGTACGGACCAGCGACGCCTACCGCCTCGTCGCACTGGACACCACTCCCCCGAAACCGGGCCTGGTGCGGGTGGACCCGGGCCGGGGCGCCCCGATCAGCGGCGAGAAATGGCTCTTGTCACCGGCCGGTCTCGGCGCCCTGCTCGCCCGGCTGCCCGCCCCGATGAGCCTGACCAGCGTGGAACTGGCCGACGGCACCTGGGTGGTCGGCTTCGGCTGCTCGCAGGAAGCAGCGCTGCGCAGCAGCGACATCACCGGGTTCGGCGGCTGGGCGGCGTATCTCGAGACGGCCGTTGCGGCGTCGGGGTAG
- a CDS encoding 5-oxoprolinase/urea amidolyase family protein — MTVALSDPVRSDASGDAVIEVVKPGIQTTVQDQAGRSGRWDVGVPPSGAFDDFSFALANLAVGNSRGGAGLECVMVGPVLRFTASSVICVAGAASNAVLDGTRLTPGVPTAVTAGGVLDLGKLAGPGMRGYLAVSGGIDVDPVLGSRSTFVLGKFGGLSGRALQAGDRLPLGGSGGSGCDVSSALPELMSAWNLRVMVGPHGAPVHLTSDGAEALFAAGWTVDHRSDRTGIRLTGPTPRWARTDGGEAGLHPSNVHDSAYPVGGIMLSGDTPVIVGPDGPSLGGFVVPCVVIGADRWILGQLRPGDAVRLVPVSLDEAQTASAARRATLAAWINFAGMDQDGRNGTEGTGVDEFVHAWEVDPRETREPLGLPAPIVALPPSGHHPDFTVRLAGDRHVLVEAGNVEFDLTVRMWVHLLADALRANRPGGVTEIVEGVRSLLVAVDDTLLRPTHLAGLLAELAGQVADPTSVVLDVREVTLPIAFDHPQAHEAMRRYQKSVNPTAPWCPDNVEFIRRMNDLAERSDVFDIVATADYLVVGLGDVYLGAPVAVPIDPRHRLVTTKYNPARTWTPQNAVGIGGIYLCVYGMEGPGGYQLVGRTVPVWRLLPDEPGRDPQPWLLRQFDRLRFAPVSTAELEDTRADILAGRADLVARPAQFSLAEVADIEVTHAAEIAALRAGRRVAFAAERARWNG; from the coding sequence GTGACGGTCGCCCTGTCCGATCCGGTCCGGTCCGATGCCTCCGGCGATGCCGTGATCGAGGTGGTCAAGCCAGGAATCCAGACCACGGTCCAGGACCAGGCCGGCCGGTCGGGCCGATGGGACGTCGGCGTGCCCCCATCCGGAGCTTTTGACGACTTCTCCTTCGCCCTGGCGAATCTCGCGGTCGGGAACTCGCGCGGGGGGGCCGGCCTGGAATGCGTCATGGTCGGTCCGGTGCTGAGGTTCACGGCGAGCAGCGTGATCTGCGTCGCCGGCGCCGCGTCGAACGCCGTCCTGGACGGGACGAGGCTCACCCCGGGGGTCCCGACCGCGGTGACGGCCGGCGGGGTCCTGGACCTGGGCAAGCTGGCCGGTCCGGGGATGCGCGGGTACCTGGCGGTCTCCGGGGGCATCGACGTCGACCCGGTGCTGGGTAGCCGTTCGACGTTCGTCCTCGGCAAGTTCGGGGGTCTGTCCGGCCGGGCGTTGCAGGCCGGGGATCGGCTGCCGCTCGGGGGGTCCGGGGGCTCCGGGTGCGATGTCTCCAGCGCCCTGCCGGAGCTGATGTCGGCCTGGAACCTGCGGGTCATGGTGGGGCCGCACGGCGCTCCGGTGCACCTGACGTCGGACGGTGCCGAGGCGCTGTTCGCGGCGGGGTGGACGGTCGACCACCGGTCGGACCGAACCGGGATACGCCTGACGGGCCCGACTCCGCGGTGGGCCCGGACCGACGGCGGCGAGGCCGGCCTGCACCCGTCGAACGTCCACGACTCCGCGTACCCGGTCGGCGGGATCATGCTCTCCGGGGACACACCGGTCATCGTCGGTCCGGATGGCCCCAGCCTCGGCGGTTTCGTGGTGCCGTGCGTCGTGATCGGCGCCGACCGCTGGATTCTCGGCCAGCTGCGCCCCGGTGACGCCGTCCGGCTGGTCCCGGTGTCGCTGGACGAGGCGCAGACCGCTTCGGCCGCCCGCCGCGCCACCCTGGCAGCATGGATCAACTTCGCCGGCATGGATCAAGATGGCCGAAATGGGACTGAAGGGACAGGAGTCGACGAGTTCGTCCATGCCTGGGAAGTTGATCCACGCGAAACCCGGGAGCCGCTCGGACTTCCGGCCCCCATCGTGGCGCTGCCACCCAGCGGGCACCACCCCGACTTCACCGTCCGACTCGCCGGTGACCGGCACGTCCTGGTCGAGGCGGGCAACGTCGAGTTCGACCTGACGGTACGGATGTGGGTGCACCTGCTCGCCGATGCTCTGCGTGCCAACCGGCCGGGCGGGGTCACCGAGATCGTCGAGGGCGTCAGGTCCCTGCTGGTCGCGGTCGACGACACCCTGCTGCGCCCCACCCATCTCGCCGGCCTGCTGGCCGAGCTGGCCGGGCAGGTGGCCGACCCCACCTCGGTCGTGCTCGACGTCCGTGAGGTGACCCTGCCCATCGCCTTCGATCACCCACAGGCGCACGAGGCGATGCGGAGATACCAGAAGTCGGTCAATCCGACGGCGCCCTGGTGTCCGGACAACGTCGAGTTCATCCGGCGCATGAACGACCTCGCCGAGCGCAGCGACGTGTTCGACATCGTCGCCACAGCAGACTATCTGGTGGTCGGTCTGGGTGACGTCTACCTTGGCGCGCCGGTGGCGGTGCCGATCGATCCACGACACCGACTGGTCACCACGAAGTACAACCCGGCCCGGACCTGGACGCCGCAGAACGCGGTCGGCATCGGCGGGATCTACCTGTGCGTCTACGGCATGGAGGGGCCGGGTGGCTACCAATTGGTCGGGCGCACCGTGCCGGTCTGGCGACTGCTGCCCGACGAGCCGGGGCGGGACCCGCAGCCCTGGCTGCTCCGACAATTCGACCGCCTGCGGTTCGCGCCGGTCAGCACTGCGGAACTGGAAGATACCCGGGCCGACATCCTCGCCGGCAGAGCTGATCTGGTGGCCCGGCCGGCGCAGTTCTCGCTGGCCGAGGTGGCCGATATCGAAGTGACTCATGCGGCGGAGATCGCGGCACTGCGGGCGGGCCGACGGGTCGCCTTCGCGGCCGAGCGGGCACGGTGGAACGGATGA
- a CDS encoding urea amidolyase associated protein UAAP2, which translates to MTGVLTSLTESSLLPEQAVLDMVVGAGDGFLGTVPAGGRFRIVDLDGNQATDTLLYDAGDIDNRYSAFDTIREQAGVYLTTGSRLLSGRGDLLASIVADTCGRHDTVGGACAQESNVIRYGEHTRHQHACRQTFLKYGAAAGIGQRQLGHNINFFMNVPVTPEGGLTFADGLSAPGKYVEILADRDILVLISNCPQLNNPCNGWNPTPVQLLGWWDK; encoded by the coding sequence ATGACCGGCGTCCTGACGTCGCTGACCGAGAGCTCCCTGCTGCCCGAGCAGGCCGTGCTGGACATGGTGGTCGGCGCTGGGGACGGTTTCCTGGGGACCGTTCCGGCCGGCGGTCGGTTCCGGATCGTCGACCTCGACGGCAATCAGGCCACCGACACCCTGCTCTACGACGCGGGCGACATCGACAACCGCTACAGCGCCTTCGATACCATTCGCGAGCAGGCCGGCGTCTACCTGACCACCGGTTCGAGATTGCTCTCTGGCCGCGGGGATCTGCTGGCCAGCATCGTCGCCGACACCTGCGGCCGGCACGACACGGTCGGCGGCGCCTGCGCCCAGGAGTCGAATGTGATCCGCTACGGCGAGCACACCCGCCACCAGCACGCCTGCCGCCAGACCTTCCTCAAGTACGGCGCAGCGGCGGGGATCGGGCAGCGACAACTCGGGCACAACATCAACTTCTTCATGAACGTCCCGGTCACCCCGGAGGGTGGGCTGACCTTTGCCGACGGCCTTTCGGCACCCGGTAAGTACGTCGAGATCCTCGCCGACCGGGACATCCTGGTGCTGATCTCGAACTGTCCGCAGCTCAACAACCCCTGCAACGGTTGGAATCCCACGCCGGTGCAACTCCTGGGCTGGTGGGACAAGTGA